In the Acropora muricata isolate sample 2 chromosome 10, ASM3666990v1, whole genome shotgun sequence genome, one interval contains:
- the LOC136931199 gene encoding extracellular tyrosine-protein kinase PKDCC-like isoform X2: protein MKPWRRGWPLRSVATLIAMSLFYYVVLAILESFHQIHDDHAVYNTMVNSQLDGLSSLASLNLRINASRTFKYRHLKSSESSSPREQGRGVKSIVRSRNLNSGISKLNNTETEKNTSSPYLGCRDITEIQVLGKVGRGYTKTVQNGQYQGMEVALKSVQPDNEDISECVKSPMVRRSVDECFIFAKYKLAKEIIMLQQLQHANIVKLLGFCWQNELNDADVKTRGLTMVTELGTRLDVITLVQLPWHERFRICVSLARLLDYLSNSPIGSLIIRDFKLSQFVMVNGDIKLTDFDDVDNEEPKCLTNRDCLVSGSKRNKTFPCHQGRCKETLPKLNFYKQVAKADFPNLHDYNCAETRVFGACELAVYSVKEAKYMCDLDKSCKAFVTTSNVLWSGYLIVYLKNGTSNLQPNEHTTVYIKSPT, encoded by the exons ATGAAACCGTGGCGGCGTGGCTGGCCGCTGCGAAGCGTAGCGACCCTGATTGCCATGTCACTATTTTACTACGTTGTACTCGCCATCTTGGAATCTTTTCATCAAATTCACGATGACCATGCTGTTTACAATACGATGGTAAACAGCCAGTTGGATGGCTTGTCTTCACTTGCATCGCTTAACCTACGCATCAACGCTAGTAGGACATTTAAGTACCGCCATTTGAAGTCCAGCGAGTCTTCCAGCCCCAGGGAACAAGGAAGAGGAGTGAAGTCTATTGTACGGTCGAGAAATTTGAATAGcggtatttcaaaattgaataACACTGAAACGGAAAAAAATACATCCAGCCCCTATCTTGGTTGTAGAGACATCACAGAAATACAGGTTTTGGGAAAAGTAGGTCGTGGATACACTAAAACTGTTCAAAACGGACAATACCAGGGCATGGAGGTGGCTCTGAAAAGCGTGCAACCCGACAACGAGGATATCAGTGAATGTGTAAAAAGCCCAATGGTACGTCGATCAGTTGACGAGTGTTTCATTTTTGCCAAGTACAAGCTggcaaaagaaataattatgttACAACAGTTACAACATGCAAATATCGTAAAG CTCCTGGGATTCTGTTGGCAGAACGAACTTAACGATGCTGATGTTAAGACGCGCGGTCTTACCATGGTTACAGAACTGGGGACTAGACTCGACGTCATCACACTTGTCCAGTTACCATGGCATGAGAGATTTCGG ATATGTGTCAGCCTGGCGAGGTTACTGGATTACCTGTCCAACTCTCCTATTGGTTCACTCATAATCCGTGACTTCAAGCTTTCGCAATTTGTGATGGTCAACGGGGATATCAAACTAACCGACTTTGACGACGTGGATAACGAGGAACCCAAATGTTTGACAAACCGGGATTGTTTAGTGAGCGGGTCAAAAAGAAATAAGACTTTCCCGTGTCACCAAGGAAGGTGCAAAG AAACCCTTCCAAAGCTAAATTTCTATAAGCAAGTTGCTAAAGCTGACTTTCCTAACTTACACGACTACAACTGTGCAGAGACACGCGTGTTCGGTGCGTGTGAATTGGCCGTCTATAGCGTCAAAGAGGCGAAATACATGTGTGACCTGGACAAAAGTTGCAAAGCGTTTGTGACGACTTCGAATGTTCTATGGTCAG gTTACCTCATCGTTTATTTGAAAAATGGCACTTCAAACTTGCAGCCTAACGAGCACACTACAGTCTACATCAAGTCTCCAACGTGA
- the LOC136931199 gene encoding extracellular tyrosine-protein kinase PKDCC-like isoform X1, producing MKPWRRGWPLRSVATLIAMSLFYYVVLAILESFHQIHDDHAVYNTMVNSQLDGLSSLASLNLRINASRTFKYRHLKSSESSSPREQGRGVKSIVRSRNLNSGISKLNNTETEKNTSSPYLGCRDITEIQVLGKVGRGYTKTVQNGQYQGMEVALKSVQPDNEDISECVKSPMVRRSVDECFIFAKYKLAKEIIMLQQLQHANIVKLLGFCWQNELNDADVKTRGLTMVTELGTRLDVITLVQLPWHERFRICVSLARLLDYLSNSPIGSLIIRDFKLSQFVMVNGDIKLTDFDDVDNEEPKCLTNRDCLVSGSKRNKTFPCHQGRCKGVLSAKNLFNAGRNFINHILVPGGPEHLKAYLREIKNNVQRLSWDSGTFARHMEKVHTLLRSGEHLETLPKLNFYKQVAKADFPNLHDYNCAETRVFGACELAVYSVKEAKYMCDLDKSCKAFVTTSNVLWSGYLIVYLKNGTSNLQPNEHTTVYIKSPT from the exons ATGAAACCGTGGCGGCGTGGCTGGCCGCTGCGAAGCGTAGCGACCCTGATTGCCATGTCACTATTTTACTACGTTGTACTCGCCATCTTGGAATCTTTTCATCAAATTCACGATGACCATGCTGTTTACAATACGATGGTAAACAGCCAGTTGGATGGCTTGTCTTCACTTGCATCGCTTAACCTACGCATCAACGCTAGTAGGACATTTAAGTACCGCCATTTGAAGTCCAGCGAGTCTTCCAGCCCCAGGGAACAAGGAAGAGGAGTGAAGTCTATTGTACGGTCGAGAAATTTGAATAGcggtatttcaaaattgaataACACTGAAACGGAAAAAAATACATCCAGCCCCTATCTTGGTTGTAGAGACATCACAGAAATACAGGTTTTGGGAAAAGTAGGTCGTGGATACACTAAAACTGTTCAAAACGGACAATACCAGGGCATGGAGGTGGCTCTGAAAAGCGTGCAACCCGACAACGAGGATATCAGTGAATGTGTAAAAAGCCCAATGGTACGTCGATCAGTTGACGAGTGTTTCATTTTTGCCAAGTACAAGCTggcaaaagaaataattatgttACAACAGTTACAACATGCAAATATCGTAAAG CTCCTGGGATTCTGTTGGCAGAACGAACTTAACGATGCTGATGTTAAGACGCGCGGTCTTACCATGGTTACAGAACTGGGGACTAGACTCGACGTCATCACACTTGTCCAGTTACCATGGCATGAGAGATTTCGG ATATGTGTCAGCCTGGCGAGGTTACTGGATTACCTGTCCAACTCTCCTATTGGTTCACTCATAATCCGTGACTTCAAGCTTTCGCAATTTGTGATGGTCAACGGGGATATCAAACTAACCGACTTTGACGACGTGGATAACGAGGAACCCAAATGTTTGACAAACCGGGATTGTTTAGTGAGCGGGTCAAAAAGAAATAAGACTTTCCCGTGTCACCAAGGAAGGTGCAAAGGTGTGCTTTCTGCCAAGAATTTGTTTAATGCGGGTCGCAATTTTATCAATCATATCCTGGTACCAGGAGGCCCGGAACACTTGAAAGCGTACTTAAGAGAAATCAAAAACAATGTACAGAGATTGTCGTGGGATAGTGGAACATTTGCTCGTCACATGGAAAAAGTGCATACCCTTCTGCGATCAGGAGAACATTTAG AAACCCTTCCAAAGCTAAATTTCTATAAGCAAGTTGCTAAAGCTGACTTTCCTAACTTACACGACTACAACTGTGCAGAGACACGCGTGTTCGGTGCGTGTGAATTGGCCGTCTATAGCGTCAAAGAGGCGAAATACATGTGTGACCTGGACAAAAGTTGCAAAGCGTTTGTGACGACTTCGAATGTTCTATGGTCAG gTTACCTCATCGTTTATTTGAAAAATGGCACTTCAAACTTGCAGCCTAACGAGCACACTACAGTCTACATCAAGTCTCCAACGTGA
- the LOC136931200 gene encoding THO complex subunit 3-like, with product MAPGDYLNEMKRYFENNSRTKDFIAHTAKVHSVAWSCDGRRLASGSFDRTVSIFVLEKDRLTKETNHKGHGESVDQLCWHPSSSNFLVTASGDKTIRIWDARASKCVSVVNTKGENINICWSPDGNTIAVGNKEDLITFIDARTYKARCDEQFKYEVNEISWNNTNDLFFLTNGHGCINILSYPDLKLQQTLHAHPANCICIKFDPKGRYFATGSADALVSLWDLDELVCVRTFSRLDWPVRTLSFSHDGEMLASGSEDLIIDIAMVETGERICEVQCNAPTFTVAWHPSKPLLAFACDDKDKHDRDAGTVRLFGFGTNSS from the exons atggcgccggGAGACTATCTGAACGAGATGAAACGgtattttgaaaacaactcaAGAACGAAAGACTTTATCGCCCACACAGCCAAG GTTCATTCTGTAGCTTGGAGTTGTGACGGCAGAAGACTCGCTTCAGGCTCATTTGACAGAACTGTTAGCATTTTTGTGTTGGAGAAGGACCGTTTA ACTAAAGAAACAAATCACAAAGGCCATGGAGAGAGTGTTGATCAACTTTGCTGGCATCCAAGTAGCTCTAATTTTCTAGTGACAGCATCTGGTGATAAAACAATCAGAATATGGGATGCCAGAG ccaGCAAGTGTGTATCTGTTGTAAATACTAAAGGAGAAAACATAAATATTTGTTGGAGCCCTGATGGTAATACAATAGCAGTTGGGAACAAG GAAGATCTAATAACATTTATAGATGCAAGAACCTATAAAGCAAGATGTGATGAACAATTCAAATACGAA gTGAATGAAATCTCTTGGAATAACACAAATGACTTATTTTTTCTAACCAATGGACATGGGTGTATTAACATATTAAG TTATCCTGATTTAAAGCTCCAACAAACATTACACGCTCATCCTGCCAACTGCATTTGTATAAAGTTTGATCCCAAAGGAAG GTATTTTGCAACTGGGAGTGCTGATGCATTGGTTAGTCTATGGGACTTAGATGAGCTGGTTTGTGTCAGAACATTTTCAAGACTTGA CTGGCCAGTACGAACACTAAGCTTTAGTCATGATGGTGAGATGCTAGCATCCGGCTCTGAGGATCTTATCATTGATATT GCCATGGTAGAAACTGGCGAGAGAATATGTGAGGTACAGTGCAATGCACCAACGTTCACAGTAGCTTGGCATCCTTCAAAGCCTCTGTTAGCTTTCGCTTGTGATGATAAG GATAAACATGATCGAGATGCCGGCACAGTTCGTCTCTTTGGCTTCGGGACCAACTCCTCCTGA